The following are encoded together in the Paludisphaera mucosa genome:
- a CDS encoding nucleoside deaminase: MSDDHERFMRRCLQLAATARDRGDTPVGGVVALDGVILGEGAETLPTGRSVTGHAEILACQAALDATGRRDLAAAVLYTTAEPCFMCAYVIRQLRISLVVYGLETPAVGGVTSIHPILTDPALDDWRPAPAVIGGVMREECGRLKVR; the protein is encoded by the coding sequence ATGTCGGACGACCACGAACGCTTCATGCGACGCTGCCTCCAACTGGCGGCGACGGCACGCGACCGCGGCGACACCCCGGTCGGCGGCGTCGTCGCGCTTGACGGCGTGATCCTCGGCGAAGGGGCCGAGACCTTGCCCACAGGACGCTCCGTCACCGGCCATGCCGAGATCCTCGCCTGTCAGGCGGCGCTCGATGCGACGGGTCGCAGGGACCTCGCCGCGGCGGTCCTCTACACGACCGCCGAGCCGTGCTTCATGTGCGCGTATGTCATCCGTCAGCTTCGCATCAGCCTCGTCGTGTACGGATTGGAAACCCCGGCCGTCGGGGGCGTCACTTCGATTCATCCGATCCTGACCGATCCGGCGCTCGACGACTGGCGGCCGGCGCCGGCGGTGATCGGCGGAGTCATGCGTGAGGAGTGTGGGCGGCTGAAGGTGAGATGA
- a CDS encoding ECF-type sigma factor, whose protein sequence is MDAADGDRRTAADLFPLVYAELRRLAAARMAGQAAGRTLDATALVHEAYIRLVGPADGPRWADRSHFFAAAAEAMRHILVDRARRRNALKRGGAVARIDLPEDALAAPDHRGDAELIAVDEALDRLAEADPQAAELVKLRYFAGMSIPDAADALGIAPRTADRLWAYARAWLRTAVGEGR, encoded by the coding sequence GTGGATGCCGCCGACGGCGATCGGCGGACGGCCGCCGACCTCTTCCCGCTCGTCTACGCCGAGCTGCGGCGGCTGGCCGCCGCCCGGATGGCCGGGCAGGCCGCGGGGCGCACCCTGGACGCGACGGCGCTCGTCCACGAGGCGTACATCCGGCTGGTGGGCCCGGCCGACGGCCCCCGGTGGGCCGACCGGAGCCACTTCTTCGCCGCGGCGGCCGAGGCCATGCGGCACATCCTCGTCGATCGCGCCCGCCGCCGGAACGCCCTCAAGCGGGGCGGCGCGGTCGCCCGGATCGACCTCCCCGAGGACGCCCTGGCCGCCCCCGACCACCGTGGCGACGCCGAGCTGATCGCAGTCGACGAGGCCCTCGACCGCCTCGCCGAGGCCGACCCCCAGGCGGCCGAGCTGGTCAAGCTGCGGTACTTCGCCGGCATGAGCATCCCCGACGCGGCCGACGCCCTGGGGATCGCCCCCCGCACGGCCGACCGCCTCTGGGCCTACGCCCGCGCCTGGCTCCGCACGGCCGTCGGCGAGGGTAGGTGA
- a CDS encoding ABC transporter permease yields MRIALANMGNAFEQIWAHRLRSMLTVLGIVIAVTSTLTVVGVVQGFTRYVAEFLQGLGTNAMWVWPERPAGEAGRRLGRIAMDERDLVAIGQNCPALRRLSPLVRSPAVLVQSGREEMRAALEGVSADYLTIRNFDVASGRPFSVVDVEERRAVCMLGREVARKLELGDDAVGRSLLIEGRRFSVVGVLSEKGSFLGNSQDELILIPYTMALKMYPAQLRRLAATAQATSEKAVPEARAQIVNLLRRRHRLDANQPNDFNVRTQDEILDAFNSMSLVATAVLAGIVGVSLLVGGIGVMNVMLVSVTERTREIGLRKAVGARRRDILLQFLIEAVSLSLLGGSAGVALGYGLCSLASLHPQMVDVVIPLWAVALGFGVSTMTGVVFGLVPAIKASLLNPIDALRHE; encoded by the coding sequence ATGCGGATCGCGCTGGCGAACATGGGGAATGCGTTCGAGCAGATCTGGGCGCACCGGCTGCGGTCGATGCTGACCGTGCTGGGGATCGTGATCGCGGTGACGTCGACGCTGACGGTGGTGGGGGTGGTGCAGGGCTTCACGCGATACGTGGCCGAGTTCCTGCAGGGGCTGGGGACGAACGCGATGTGGGTCTGGCCCGAGCGGCCGGCGGGCGAGGCGGGGCGGCGGCTGGGGCGGATCGCGATGGACGAGCGCGACCTCGTCGCGATCGGGCAGAACTGCCCGGCGCTGCGGCGGCTCTCGCCCCTGGTGCGGTCGCCCGCGGTGCTGGTGCAGTCCGGCCGCGAGGAGATGCGGGCGGCGCTCGAGGGGGTGTCGGCCGACTACCTGACGATCCGCAACTTCGACGTCGCGTCGGGCCGGCCGTTCTCGGTGGTCGACGTCGAGGAGCGTCGGGCGGTCTGCATGCTCGGCCGCGAGGTGGCCCGCAAGCTGGAGCTGGGCGACGACGCCGTCGGCCGCTCGCTGCTGATCGAGGGCCGGCGGTTCTCGGTCGTGGGCGTGCTCTCCGAGAAGGGGAGCTTCCTGGGGAACAGCCAGGACGAGCTGATCCTGATCCCCTACACGATGGCCCTCAAAATGTACCCCGCCCAGCTCCGCCGGCTGGCGGCGACGGCGCAGGCGACGTCGGAGAAGGCGGTGCCCGAGGCCCGGGCCCAGATCGTCAACCTGCTGCGGCGGCGGCACCGGCTGGACGCGAACCAGCCCAACGACTTCAACGTCCGGACCCAGGACGAGATCCTCGACGCCTTCAACAGCATGAGCCTGGTGGCCACCGCCGTGCTGGCCGGGATCGTGGGCGTCTCGCTGCTCGTGGGCGGCATCGGCGTCATGAACGTCATGCTGGTCAGCGTCACCGAGCGCACCCGCGAGATCGGCCTGCGCAAGGCCGTCGGCGCGCGGCGGCGCGACATCCTGCTGCAGTTCCTCATCGAGGCCGTGTCGCTCAGCCTGCTGGGCGGCTCCGCCGGCGTGGCGCTGGGCTACGGGCTCTGCTCGCTGGCGAGCCTCCACCCCCAGATGGTCGACGTCGTCATCCCCCTCTGGGCCGTCGCGCTGGGCTTCGGAGTCTCCACGATGACCGGCGTCGTCTTCGGCCTCGTCCCGGCGATCAAGGCGTCGCTGCTCAACCCGATCGACGCGCTCCGGCACGAGTGA
- a CDS encoding DUF1493 family protein, producing MDAGLETRVKEFLAKELATHPARFSLRTTLLADLGIDGEDGWELIEAFGKEFEVDLSGFDASKHFGPEAGGTPFTFVYAFIQEFLLRKDPHDLWGLSAITIGDLIEAAEQETWLK from the coding sequence ATGGATGCCGGTCTCGAAACCAGGGTGAAGGAATTCTTGGCGAAAGAATTGGCGACCCATCCTGCCCGCTTCAGCCTTCGGACTACTCTCCTCGCCGATCTGGGCATCGATGGTGAAGACGGCTGGGAGTTGATCGAGGCGTTCGGCAAGGAATTCGAGGTCGATCTATCCGGGTTTGATGCGTCGAAGCACTTCGGACCGGAAGCGGGCGGAACTCCATTCACGTTTGTCTATGCTTTCATACAGGAATTCCTGCTTCGAAAGGACCCCCATGACCTATGGGGGCTCTCTGCCATCACGATCGGGGATTTGATCGAAGCCGCCGAACAAGAGACATGGCTCAAGTAG
- a CDS encoding formylglycine-generating enzyme family protein, whose amino-acid sequence MDRREVIRRSVAIGLIVAASSAAVEAQEPSGRPHAGYTEAIPDSAVRFDMVAIPGGTFAIGSPSGEAGRGGDEGPRRSVTIRPFWMGRAEVTWDEYAEFRKGGNISNRTNAEALAKDADAVTRPTPPYPDETRGYGREGYPAIGVSHHAAMEYCHWLSKKTGKIYRLPTEAEWEYACRAGTNTIYFFGDDPKELARFAWFDDGANETPQPVGRKAANPWGLHDIVGNASEWCLDRYVAEAYARLPEDRPSVGPVILLKEAPHPHVARGGSWADPAAACRSASRRGSDATWNQMDPDGSIRWVWDADFVGFRVVRAVDEQEDLKGVRSLVTRRRR is encoded by the coding sequence ATGGACCGACGCGAAGTGATCCGACGGTCGGTCGCGATCGGCCTGATCGTCGCCGCCTCGTCGGCGGCCGTCGAGGCCCAGGAGCCCTCCGGCCGGCCGCACGCGGGCTACACCGAGGCGATCCCCGACTCGGCCGTCCGCTTCGACATGGTCGCGATCCCCGGCGGCACGTTCGCCATCGGCAGCCCTTCCGGCGAGGCGGGCCGCGGCGGCGACGAGGGGCCGCGGCGCTCCGTCACGATCCGCCCGTTCTGGATGGGCAGGGCCGAGGTCACCTGGGACGAGTACGCCGAGTTCCGCAAGGGCGGGAACATCTCGAACCGGACGAACGCCGAGGCCCTGGCGAAGGACGCCGACGCCGTGACGCGGCCCACGCCGCCCTATCCCGACGAGACGCGGGGCTACGGCCGCGAGGGCTACCCGGCCATCGGCGTCAGCCACCACGCGGCGATGGAATACTGCCACTGGCTCTCGAAGAAGACCGGCAAGATCTACCGCCTGCCGACGGAGGCCGAGTGGGAATACGCCTGCCGCGCCGGAACGAATACGATCTACTTCTTCGGCGACGATCCGAAGGAACTCGCCCGCTTCGCGTGGTTCGACGACGGCGCGAACGAGACGCCGCAGCCCGTCGGCCGAAAGGCGGCGAACCCGTGGGGACTCCACGACATCGTCGGCAACGCATCGGAATGGTGCCTCGACCGCTACGTCGCCGAGGCCTATGCGAGGCTGCCCGAAGACCGGCCCTCGGTCGGCCCCGTCATTCTTCTGAAGGAGGCGCCCCACCCGCACGTCGCGCGGGGCGGTTCCTGGGCCGACCCTGCGGCCGCCTGCCGTAGCGCCTCGCGGCGGGGCTCGGACGCGACCTGGAACCAGATGGATCCCGACGGCAGCATCCGGTGGGTCTGGGACGCCGACTTCGTCGGCTTCCGCGTCGTGCGGGCGGTCGACGAGCAGGAGGACCTCAAGGGCGTGCGCTCGCTGGTCACGAGGAGACGCCGATGA